GCACATATGTGCCCGTGACAACACAACATCATGGCTGACGACACACTATTAATAAAAGGGGAAAAAGCTATCTCCCTCTGTGTGCATATGCTTCCGTGGCAACACAACACGATGactacacacaagcacacagcagCTATATTGTAACTGCAATTGTGATACACTTAGTTATGGGGTCAGCAGTATCTGATAAATATGACACTTAATCTCTGCCAAGCTAGCCAACTAAGTCTGTTGCCTCACGTGAGAGTTGGATCGCAAGTTTGTAGTTCGACTAGACAACGTGAACCAATAACTGACTACCCGTAGAAATAACCCGCGCGCCTTTGGGTCTTGGGTCGGGCTACATGTACTTTTTCTTTTTCAGAGGTACTTTTTCTTTGCCCCGAAAGTAGTTCAGATGGTGATCCAGCAGCCAATAGGAGTCGGGGAGAAAGCAGTAGGATCCTAATCGTACAGTGGTTAAATAGCACTCGGaaatataacccccccccccccaagcagttGTGGTTTAAACTTCTTTCTTTAAGATGGACGAGGATAGAGGGAAAGCGAAGGATCAAATGAAGTTATGGAAAGTGGGCCGAAGCGATCAGGTTTGTCAATTTTTATACTTAGTTTGTGTTGTGCAGATCTGCTTAGAAATGGGTGAGAGATCATCCAGGGTTGGTTTCTGCCTCCTGGACTACTTAGCTATAATGCTAATGTTAGGTCGCTAGTTAGCTACACATTCACTGAACCATTGTACTGTTCAATTCCACAACCAAAGAATGCACATTTGTATTTGAATTGTCTTTTTTTGATCGTGCAAGAATTGTTGCCTACATCTAACGTTAGCCTATTACTACTAGCTAGCTTGGACTAACAGCTGGGCGTTACTAGCTGCTATACCCACAAAGTCAAACCCTGCCCATTTCTAACAAACCCATGCAGCTCGGGCTTTCTTGACATTTTGTAGAATAGAATTCCAAAATTAATCCCAAGGTTATCTAGGGTTTACTCTCATACACTTGTGACAATGTAATATGTTGACTTAACATAACTGCAGAGTAGCTATTTGTTTTGATTAGCTAACTAACGTCAACTACCTACCTAATGAAATGCCAAGAAGAAGTTGACTGCTTGTGTTTTAATTTGCTGGTTTACCGTGAAAACATTGCAAGATGAGAATGGAATAATCAGTGACACTTTGCAATAACTGTATGATTATGGACCTTGATTTGTTGGGATAAGAAAGGTAGCTAGGTCATTGTCTTGCCTATAGTTTAGCTTGGACTTTAGCCATGTCAAATCATGGTTATCTAATCATTGGTGCGCAGGAAGGGTAGACTTAATGGATCAACATTATGCAAGATTGTAAGTAAACAAGGCCTATATCACACATACCTAATGGGACCATTGAGTCTTGTGCCCAGGCTATTAAGTGTCAGGTGCACAAAGTATACCTGTACATTCCTAGTCTTAATGTGTGTGTAGTTATGTCTCCTGAGAACAAGTACATGAATTACGAGTGTAAGTGTAGCTGATGTGGAATCAGGGAAAGGACCTACTCTGTTACCAAAGGAAAATAGAGAAAGTAGGCCAAATGACTGTGAATAAAGTGTGTAGTGCAATGTCTTATGTATAACGTCTATGTCATTGCTTCCCCTTCAGAGGCCAGACAACCTGACCACTGGGGCTAGTCACCCGATAGGGGACAAGCTGAATATAATGACAGCGGGTCCCCGGGGGCCCCTCCTAGTGCAGGACACCCCGTTTATAGATGAGATGTCCCACTTCGACCGCGAGCGCATCCCAGAGAGGGTGGTACATGCCAAGGGAGGCGGTGGGTGTCCACCAATACATTTTAACAGACACTGGTTAGCTTTTATgcaatatacagtgagctccaaaagcatTACATTCAACAAGTTTGTAacgtcacaagcttgatgtaatcgtgtgtggggggaggggccgACCATGTgctgtcatttctaaacggttcacccgatctGGATGAGAATACTCTCAAATTAAGGCTGATAgttattgtatcatttcaaatgcaaagtgctagagtacagagccaaagcaacaacaacaaattgTCACTGTCTGAATTagtttggagctcactgtatttgTCAGAAACTGTTTGAAGACAGGCTGAAATGACAGCGCTGGAAAGAGTCAGACGCTACTAGATTTGTTCTTAAAAGTGGACCCTCACAAAGTAATGGTATAGGGAAATACTTCCCCAGACATGCCTATCACATTGGAAATAAACATATCCATCccctgcacgtctgaagtttgaaAAAGTGCacttggatgttccacagcgctactagcataatattctgtggacagatgacactacagttgcgttgtttggaaggaacacacaacactatgtgtggagaaaaaaaggcacagcacaccaacatcaaaacctcatcaaaactgtaaagtatggtggagggagaatCATGGTTTGggactgctttgctgcctcagggcctggacggcttgctatcatcgatggaaaaaggaattcccaagtttatcaagacattttgcaggagaatgttaggctatctgtccaccaattgaagctcaacagaaaagttgggtgatgcaaaaggagaacgacccaaaacacagaagtaaatcaacaacagaatggcttcaacagaagaaaacatGCCTTCTGAAGTGGTCCAGTCTGAGTCCTGACCTcgacccgattgagatgctgagGCATgtcctcaagagagcagttcacaccagacatcaagaatattgctgaactcaAATAGTTTtgcaaagaggaatggtccaaaattcctcctgacagaaaacgtttggttgaggttattgctgccaaaggagggtcaaccagttattaaatccaagggttcacatacttttcccaccctggactgtgaatgtttacactgtgtgttcaataaagacatgaaactgtataattgtttgtgtgttattagtttaagcagactgtgtttgtcttgtTGTGagctagatgaagatcagatcacattttatgaccaatttatgcagaaatccaggtatttataaagggttcacatactttttctttccACTGTAGATGCAAGGAAGACGAAAGGGAACCTATACTCCTTACACCTTGCCTCCGAGATGAGCTTCCTGTTAACAACACGTATTACACAAAGGTACAGAAGTGCAACATCAATACTTTTTCTACTGCTGGGTGAACATTTAGTTGTCAAATATGCACAGCTGCAACTTTGGTTGACTTCGttcaggccacaaatgtgcatgtgtcagcatatggtctcacaagggatctgaggatctcatctcggtacctaatggcagtcaggctacctctggcgagcacatggagggctgtgcggccccacaaagaaatgccaccccacaccatgactgacccaccaccaaaccggtcatgctggaggatgttgcaggcagcagaatgttctccatggcgtctccagactctgtcatgtctgtcacatgtgctcatgtgctcagtgtgaacctgctttcatctgtgaagagcacagggcgccagtggcgaatttgccaatcttggtgttctctggcaaatgccaaacgtcctgcacggtgttgggctgtaagcacaacccccacctgtggacgtcaggccctcataccaccctcatggagtctgtttctgaccgtttgagcagacacatgcacatttgtggcctgctggaggtcattttgcagggctctggcagtgcacctccttgcacaaaggtggaggtagcggtcctgctgctgggttgttgccctcctacggcctcctccacgtctcctgatgtactggcctgtctcctggtagcgcctccatgctctggacactacactgacagacacaacaaacttttttgccacagctcgcattgatgtgccatcctggatgagctgcactacctgagccacttgtgtgggttgtagactccgtctcatgctaccactagagtgagagcaccgccagcattcaaaagtgaccaaaacatcagccaggaagcataggaactgagaagtggtctgtggtcaccacctgcagaaccattccctttttgggggtgtcttactaattgtctataatttccaccttttgtctattccatttgcacaacagcatgtgaaattaattgtcaatcagtgttgcttcctaagtggacagtttgatttcacagaagtgtgattgacttggagttacattgtgttgtttaagtgttccctttatttttttgagcagtgtacatgattccatatgtgttatttaaccgttttgatgtcttcactgttcttctacaatgtagaaaatagtaaaaaaataaagaaaaacccttgaatgagtaggtgtgtccaaattttttaCTGCTACTATATACTCATTAACTGACCATTTTCTGCCTCTTCCTACACAGGAGCTTTTGGGTACTTTGAGGTGACACATGACATCTCTCGCTACTGCAAGGCCAAGGTGTTTGAGCATGTGGGCAAGACCACACCTATCGCCATTCGCTTCTCCACCGTGGGTAAGACATTAGcctacattacattttttttctggtATTTTGAGGCTGCTCACTCCGGTTTTTCTATAAAACTGCTACAAACACATTTACAGTTACTTTTGTTTCCTTAAGGACATGCAAAAAGAAACTATCAGATTTGCTAGCTACCAATTTGACCTCTGCCACTGTACAGGAAATGACTAAGAGCATGCTTGTCTGCAAGAGCAGTGTTTTAAGATATCTGAAGAATTCTGGAcagtcaggtagcctagcggttaagcgcgttgggccaataaccaaaaggtcgctgttTCAAAttccgagccgactaggtgaaaaagctGTCAACGTACCCTTATTGCTCCTGTAAGTATAAAATGCAatttatacactagatgactgacagaGGGGTGCTTTCTGAAGCCAACgcacctccatcttggcacttccccacaattgtaaaaaaaaataaaaaataaaaaaattggaagccatagaaatgcatttattaatgtctaaaTTTGTTTTTGCCAAATTGATCTTTGACGtcatggggctattttgcttccactggtcctggggctcttgtTAAGGTCGACGTTATCATAAACTTTACCCAGTACAAGAATGTATAATGTAAGTAggtgacgtaatgacgccacgaaaaatacagcgctacacagaacaaaagcagaaaaataTTAAGCCCACTCTTCCAACAAGTTCAAgtccagcagtcatttgaaagagtaagaacatttcagtgagaactcaaaggcaaaatccataaacgccaagataatggaatttattgcccttgacaatcaaccatgccctgtcgtggatgatgttggcttttgcCGACTGGTCGAGCCCCGGTACgcactatttttcagatgttgccctaccggagttacacaatATTGTTGAAACTTGCCTCCATGAgagtcactgctattagcttcacgactgacatttgggcCAGCAATGTCAGCCCCATGAACAttatgagtctgacagcacagaggGTCAacgaggatttcgtactgaggaaagccatattgcatgctcaagaatgtgctggttctcataccgctgctgccatttcattggcatttgagaacatgtttgaaacttgcAAACATGAACACTCCTAGCTCCATTCGAAAAACTGACTTGAGAAAAAAACTCAACtgcgtctgcagcagacgtgatatcctgtcatggcattgaaacgcccgctcaacaaaactgccgacaGACCGTGGGGTTAAAACGTACAAAAGTACTCGGTTGTGAATAAGCGATTtggtggcattctctctgagcctctactGTGACGCCACCATGCTCAATGCtatgtacaaggaccgctacttcgacgcagacaagaaacagggtttaagtAAAGTGttagacacagctggacaagatggaaacggacaccGTGACAGTACGCACCGAGGAAGAGGCCACAGACAGAGCTGAAGCTTCATTGCTTGACacgtatgatgaaatcctggttgagaatgaaatgacagaacaaatgaacaatgaaacagcacagcaagtaagtgaaggAAATAGGTTTTgtttgttttactggtaatgtgtacatatgtaaatgccaacaaacttttttttgtgtgtataacctttatttaacaagacaagttaagaacaaattcctatttacaatggcggcctacctcgccctatgggacccccaatcacggccgtatgtgatacagcctggatttgaaccagggactgtagtgacgcctctttcaCTAAAAACGGGGTGTGTGtgctatttaactgtactagaatgcttaaatgGCCGCTAAAATTGTAAATACCAGGGATCGGTATCGTGGTTTATTTTTTGCAAGGAAAATATCGGGTATCGGCCAAagatgtcatatcggtgcatccctagtatacagtcatttttgcttGTGTTTATCAAGGGAGTCGATCATTTCAGACCCCACTTTACATCATCAATACACCATTGAATAAATACCAGAAAATACACAATGTCATATTTTTTTCTTCTGCAAATAGTGTATTGTGTTTTAAACTGGTTGGCCATGTGTGCTTCTTACCAACCTATTTTTGTCTCGAACTCATGTAGCTGGGGAATCGGGCTCAGCGGACACAGTGAGAGACCCACGTGGCTTTGCAGTCAAGTTCTACACCGACGAGGGCAACTGGGACCTTACTGGCAACAACACCCCCATATTCTTTATCAGGGATGCAATGCTGGCGAGTTCAGACGTGCGAGTCAAGATTGCACCTGGGTGTGTCTTGCCTAGATTTCAGTCTTTGACACATGAcgtacaaggagtggaatgttagctgaACAGACTGGCAACCAGGCTAATACATTAGTTCATCTCCCCATATGATATTAAATACCATTGCCACATCTCTCTAACTTCTCTTTGTTTGTGCAGTTCCCATCCTTCATCCACTCTCAGAAGCGCAACCCCCAGACTCACCTGAAGGACCCAGACATGGTGTGGGACTTCTGGAGCCTGCGGCCTGAGTGTATGCATCAGGTACTGTATCTGCTCCTCTCTACTCGCCACCAAACCTGTACACGCACGATAGTTAGAATCAGAAAATGCATTGTATTTTCGGATTTCACCCCACACTAAACCAAATTCGAATAAGAACATGTCATTAACAACTTCAAAGCTGTGCCACTATATCTAGAAATGGTGGTTGCTGCATTAATTTAAATAAGTAGAAGAATTATATGatatttttaataaaaaataaaaaaaaatgtttttacttatCACAATGGCTAAATTGCTTATGACGGAATATGTGCCTTTGTTTGTAATTTTGTCTTAATCTCTGTGAAGGTGTCCTTCCTGTTCAGTGACCGTGGTCTGCCCGACGGCTTCCGCCACATGAACGGCTACGGATCCCACACCTTCAAGCTGGTCAACGCCGAGCGTCAGCCCGTCTACTGCAAGTTCCACTACAAGGTCTGAGCACAGCGAAAAAAtataatcacattttattggtcacatacacatgcttagcagatgttaatgcgagcgtagcgaaattcttgtgcttctacttccgacagtgcagtaatatctaacaatgtcacaacaactaccttatacacacacaagtgtaaaggactgaatgaatgaataagagtatgtacatataaatatatggataagaGATGGCCGAGCGGCGTAGGCatggtgcaatagatggtataaggtACAGTGTGATATATAGAtacatagatatatatagatatagatatagatatatagatatatagatatagatatatagatatatagatatatagatatatagatatatatatatagatatagatagatatagatagatatatatagatatctttctatatatatatatagatatctatctatatatatatagatatatatatatatatagatatatatatatatatatatagatatatatatagatatctatatatatatatatagatatctatatatatatatatatatagatatctatatatatatatatatagatatctatatatatatatatatatatagatatctatatatatatatatatagatatatatatatatatatatatatatatagatatctatatagatatctatatatatatatatatatatagatatctatatagatatctatatagatatatatatatatatatagatatctatatatatatatatatagatatatatatatatagatatctatatatatatatatatatatatatatagatatctatatatatatatatatatatatatatatagatatatatatatatatctatatatatatagatatatatatagatagatatctatatatatagatatatatatatagatagatatctatatatatatagatagatatctatatatatatatatatatatatatatatatatatatatatatatagatatatggcTATGGgggtgttccctctgctgtttcctgtaatccacgatCATCTTATTTGTTTAATTgccgttgagtgagaggttgttttcctgacaccacactcagaatgccctctcctcatccctgtaggctgtctcgtcgtagTTGGTAATCAAGCCCGCTACTGTTGTGTAGTCTGCAAATtggatgattgagttggaggcgtgcatggccacctAGTAAtgggtgaacagtgagtacaggagggggctgagcacgcacacttgtggggccccagtgttgagggtcagcgaaggagattttgtttcctaccttcagcacctgggagcggcccgtcaaagtccaggacccagttgcacagggtggggttgagacccagggcctccagcttaatgatgagctttgagggtactatggtattgaatgctgagctgtagtcaatgaacagcattcttacataggttttcctcttgtccagatgggatagggcagtgtgatggtgattgcatcgtctgtggaccagttggggcagtatgcaaactgaagtgagtctagggtggcaggtaaggtggaggtgatatgatccttgactagtctctcaaagcacttcatgatgacagaagtgagtgctatggggcggtagtcatttcgttagctttgccttcttgggtacaggagcaatggtggccatcttgaagcatgtggggacagcagactgggatagggagtgattGAATATGTGGGTAAAccctccagccagctggtctgcgcatgctctgaagaCGCGGCTAGGGAGGGTtaagccttgcaagggttaacgcgtttaaatgtcttaccttggccatggaggaggagaggggggcccgcagtccttgttagcgggccacaacggtggcactgtattatcctcaaaaaAGATACTACAGGACTAGTGAAATGTACTACACTTAAATAGATATAGGAGTCGAATATACTTAATTAACTGAAGGATGCAAGAGTAATGGTGGGAAAACAAGTAAACCTAGTTCGAAAAATTGGGACGTGTGCATAGTAACCCATAGCATCATTCGCCTGCTCTCCTCTCAGACCAACCAGGGTATCAAGAACATGAAACCTGAGGATGCCGAGCGCCTGGCCTCCACCGACCCGGACTACGCCATTCGAGACCTTTACACCTCCATCGCCAACGGAAACTTCCCTTCCTGGTCATTCTACATCCAGGTCATGACCTTTGACCAAGCCGAGAAGTTCCAGTGGAACCCCTTTGACCTGACCAAGGTAGCATAGCGATACCATTTTAATTTAATCAATTATGTGGGGACCCTAACCCTTATAGTAGGTGCATTCCTTAACATTTGATCAATACtttgttgttttttaaagaatGTGACAGAAATACCGGAAATGTCTTAGTATTGTACTTTGTTAGCAATTTAAACACGATGTCTCCAAAAATATTCTGAGTATCCATACATTTGTAGTACTCTGACTTTTCCACCAGAGGGCGGACTTACTCCACATAACCTCTGAAAGTGGTCTgagatctgtcatgttgtcatAGCATTTGTGAATTGTAGAATAACTGACTGATTGATTAGCTGCAATCTTTTCGGGATAATAATTAGATGAAAATACATGGTAGGggtcatgcatgcatgcatgcatgcttaTTAAAAAAATTATCTTTGTCCTCCAAGAATGTCTAGGAACCTCTTGCACATCCATGTACCTCTTAGTTGGCCAGAGAAGTAGCAACACTTCTCTTTTTCCTTAGGTGTGGTCTCACAAGGAGTACCCCCTCATTCCGGTGGGGAGGTTGGTACTCAACAGAAACCCTGCCAACTACTTTGCTGAGATCGAGCAACTGGCCTTTGACCCCAGCAATATGCCCCCTGGCATCGAGCCCAGCCCCGACAAGATGCTGCAGGGGCGTCTGTTCTCCTACCCAGACACACACCGCCACCGGCTGGGCACCAACTACCTGCAGTTGCCCGTCAACTGCCCCTTCAGGACCCGTGTGGCTAACTACCAGCGAGACGGGCCCATGTGCATGTTCGACAACCAGGCTGGCACTCCCAACTACTTCCCCAACAGTTTCAGTGCTCCAGAGACCCAGCGACAGCACGTGGAGACCAGGTTTAAGGTGTCCCCAGATGTGGGCCGCTACAACAGCGCTGACGACGATAATGTCACACAGGTAATGTATCTATGTAGCGCacaatggattagttcactgagatgggcGCGACTCAAACGGGTGTCTCGtgtgccatttaaaaaaatatatgtgtgtatatatatttttgctaCTGCTTGACAAAATAACATTTTGgttgaccaacagcctatcgaccgaaacgatcgaccagtcgactaattggggtcagccctagttACATTAAAGTTAACCAAGGTTTTGGAAATACACTGGACAACATAATAAGCAcaacacgtaaagtgttggtcccctgtttgatgagctgaaataaaagatccccgtcATTTTCTTCTTTCATCCTTGTTACTgatcatttctcctttgccaagataatccgtccatgtgacaggtgtggcatatcaagaagctgatttaaacagcatgatcattacacagatgcaccttgtggaaggaacaataaaaggccactctaaaatgtgcagttttgtcacgaaacacaatgccacagatgtctcaagttttgaggaagcgtgcaattggcatgctgactgcaggaatgtccactagaactctggccagagaattgaatgttaatttctctaccgtaagtctcctctctgttcatctttgcctcgatcctgactagtctcccaatacattcaggccaaagagttcaatcttggtttcatcagagaagataatcttgtttctcatggcctgaaCGTTATTTTTGTTTTAAGTGAGGTTTACAAATTTTACAGGATTATTTGTTATCTGCATGTGGGTGGTTCATTAGGCTATTTTTAAGCTTTCTTGGCCaatgttggttttggttttacTACTGGGGGGGGGAACTATTTGCGTTCAATATGGCAAGATAGATTTCTGTTTTGTTTCTgcttaggtgcctttttggcaaactccaagtgggctgttatgtggcttctgtctggccactctaccataaaggcctgattggtggagtgctgcagagatggttgtccttctggaaggtactcccatctccacagaggaactctggagctctgtcagagtgaccatcgggttcttggtcacctccctgaccaaggctcttctcccccgattgctcagttt
The DNA window shown above is from Salvelinus fontinalis isolate EN_2023a chromosome 40, ASM2944872v1, whole genome shotgun sequence and carries:
- the LOC129839473 gene encoding catalase-like isoform X1; the protein is MSYFFLLQIVYCVLNWLAMCASYQPIFVSNSCSWGIGLSGHSERPTWLCSQVLHRRGQLGPYWQQHPHILYQGCNAGEFRRASQDCTWFPSFIHSQKRNPQTHLKDPDMVWDFWSLRPECMHQVSFLFSDRGLPDGFRHMNGYGSHTFKLVNAERQPVYCKFHYKTNQGIKNMKPEDAERLASTDPDYAIRDLYTSIANGNFPSWSFYIQVMTFDQAEKFQWNPFDLTKVWSHKEYPLIPVGRLVLNRNPANYFAEIEQLAFDPSNMPPGIEPSPDKMLQGRLFSYPDTHRHRLGTNYLQLPVNCPFRTRVANYQRDGPMCMFDNQAGTPNYFPNSFSAPETQRQHVETRFKVSPDVGRYNSADDDNVTQVRTFFTEVLNEEERRRLCQNMAGALKGAQVFIQKRWIQNLMAVHADYGNGVQALLNNTEPTKDTVRVYTRGGASAVAASSKM
- the LOC129839473 gene encoding catalase-like isoform X2; protein product: MDEDRGKAKDQMKLWKVGRSDQRPDNLTTGASHPIGDKLNIMTAGPRGPLLVQDTPFIDEMSHFDRERIPERVVHAKGGGAFGYFEVTHDISRYCKAKVFEHVGKTTPIAIRFSTVAGESGSADTVRDPRGFAVKFYTDEGNWDLTGNNTPIFFIRDAMLFPSFIHSQKRNPQTHLKDPDMVWDFWSLRPECMHQVSFLFSDRGLPDGFRHMNGYGSHTFKLVNAERQPVYCKFHYKTNQGIKNMKPEDAERLASTDPDYAIRDLYTSIANGNFPSWSFYIQVMTFDQAEKFQWNPFDLTKVWSHKEYPLIPVGRLVLNRNPANYFAEIEQLAFDPSNMPPGIEPSPDKMLQGRLFSYPDTHRHRLGTNYLQLPVNCPFRTRVANYQRDGPMCMFDNQAGTPNYFPNSFSAPETQRQHVETRFKVSPDVGRYNSADDDNVTQVRTFFTEVLNEEERRRLCQNMAGALKGAQVFIQKRWIQNLMAVHADYGNGVQALLNNTEPTKDTVRVYTRGGASAVAASSKM